A genomic stretch from Arvicanthis niloticus isolate mArvNil1 chromosome 12, mArvNil1.pat.X, whole genome shotgun sequence includes:
- the LOC117717576 gene encoding keratin-associated protein 19-7-like codes for MSYYSTYYGGLGYGYGGLGYGYGCGSGSGSGSGYGCGFGGCGYGCCRPLCCGRYWSCDFY; via the coding sequence ATGAGTTACTATAGTACATACTACGGAGGCCTGGGCTATGGCTATGGTGGCCTGGGCTATGGCTATGGctgtggctctggctctggctctggctctggctatGGCTGTGGCTTTGGGGGCTGTGGCTATGGCTGTTGCCGCCCACTGTGCTGTGGAAGATACTGGTCTTGTGACTTCTATTGA